Genomic window (Numenius arquata chromosome 20, bNumArq3.hap1.1, whole genome shotgun sequence):
GAGTTTTCCCCAGATCTCTCTTCTCCACAAAGCCATTCTGTATGAGCCTTGCCTCCTGGGGgctcttctctcctcctgctcAACACTTTTGGCTGTTGTTCTGTGATGGCACCTGCATCTAGCGGTGGTCAGGGGGTTCATTTGCTCCCCTGCACCCAGAATTGTGTCTCCTGTGGCTGGGAATGGCTCCTCAAAGCATATGCGATGGTGAGGTCTAGTCCTGAGCATCTGCTGTTCTCCTGCCATTTCCTGGCCCTGTGGGGAGTTATGAGTGTCCTTCCCTGCTCTTCTTTAGCTTAGTCTTATTGGAAACAAAGAATGCTTTGTCCTCTGTGTGCCTGAAGGTGCTCAGTAAGCCTGTTCTGTTGTTGACTTGCAGTGAGACATGAGTGAATATAGTTTCCTTGCCCTGGAAACTCTCTTTTCCCCTATTCTTTTCCACTGCCAgacccttcttcctgctgccagcctgctTCAGCTCAATGGTGTGCGGGATGCTTGCTGCAAGTTCCTCCTCAGCCAGCTCGACCCATCCAACTGCCTGGGGATCCGGGGTTTTGCTGACACGCACTCCTGCAGTGACCTCCTCAAGTCTGCGCACAAGTATGTCCTCCAACACTTTGTGGAGGTGTCCAAGACCGAGGAGTTCATGTTGCTGCCTCTTAAACAGGTGAGGTCCTGATGGGAGTGTGAAGGTCTGGGTACGGCGAGGCTTTTTGTGCTGTGTGCTGGAAGTCACATGTCAAGAGCCCAAGGAACCTTCACTGAGGGGAGAGGGTTTGGCAGGGGAATGTACCCAAATTCTGTGCTTCGGTCCTCTCCGTTCAACGGAGAGAGAGTCCATGGGAAGAGCACTGTCAGAGAGCGGGCTTAATCCCGTGTGAGATAGGGATGGGAGGGTAGCATGGAGGATAATTGCTGTCACTGGTGCTTGCCACCTGAGCTCCGAGCgttctgccctctccctggggACACAAGCCAAGGAGCAAGTCCTGGCTGCCCTGTGATGTTTAATTCAGAGCTCAGCTAATGTTTCCTGCTGCGGCTCTTCACGTGGTGCCAGGGTGGCCTCTGGCTCATCCCTGCCTGCAGGGTGCTGTGCCGTGCCCAGCCAGCATTCCCAGTCCTTACTCTGCATCACCCAACCCCGTATGGTCCCTCACCAGGATACAGACACCTCCTTTCACCCATCCTCGGGGCGGTGGGGTGGGTGGCAGCAAGGGGAGGGTACGTATCTCCACTTGCTCCATCTTCATAGTCCTTGGCAAGTGAAGTGAGCATGCTGGGAACAGTGAGGGCACCTGGCTCCATCCTATGAAATATTGAAGGGACGCCTGCGAGCAGAGTCGTCTGCCCGATCTCACTGATGTTGATTGGAAGTGTCAGGCATTGCAGCAGCTTCAGACACAGAAGTGGGGGAAGGAGCCAAGGAGGACgacggagggcagagctgtctccacagcagagctgcagggagaggagaggcacaGATGCATCTGCCTGATTTGGGGGACCCGGCTGCCCTTTGGATCTTTCTGCATTCAGCAAGAGAGTAGTTCTACACCCCTCAGCCACCAGCACCTACAGGAGGCAGGGACTCTACCTCTGCCAGTGCTGTTCTACTGGGCCAGTTACGTAGGGGTGGGAATGTGTCCTTTCCTCCCAAACCATCCCAACTGACACTTGTCCTTTCTGCCCCGCTCTGCAGGTGCTGGACCTCATTTCTAGTGACAGCCTCAATGTGCCATCAGAGGAGGAGGTGTACCGGGCTGTGCTCAGCTGGGTCAAACATGATGTGGACAGCAGAAGACAGCATGTCCCCAGGGTGAGTCTGCTGGGGAAGGTGGCCTGATTCTACCCACCAGCTCTGAGTGCCTGCTTGGATGGAGACATGGCTGAAGGAAGCTGCAAGTTGGCCAGAGGACAGGGGCAGCAGGTCCTTCCATACCACTTCCACTCCAGGCAGAGATGAGGGTGTTGCTGAGAGAGTTCAGTCCAAAGTGAAGTCCAAACTGTTGACATAACCAAGGGGAATGCCCTGTCAGACCCCTGCAGCTTGGGCACGCTGAGCGCTGGGGAGGACATGGGCAGCAGGAGAGGTCACCCCTACCTGCAGATACCCTGAGCTTTCATGGGAATCCTCAAACAAAAACCTCAGGCAAATTTGAGCAGGGACTTCTTTTAACTCATGCTTTTGTCTCTCTGCATCTGAACCTTGGAGCATGGATCCGCGAGCCCCCTGCCTGCCAAAGGTGCAACTGGAGAAGACATGGTTAAGCCCTTTCCTGCGGGGCTGCCAGTGCTTGGCACAGCTTGGGCACCCTCTCATGGGTGCAGCCTTGCACTGCAGTAGAGGCTGTCggttcctccagcagccctggcttctTGTCATCCCACCACTTTCATGTTTCCAGGCAGGTGGGAGCAGTGGGAGGAAGCATCCCTACatgtttagtgatgtggttttttttgtcagagttaggttgatggttggactagatgatcttgaaggtcccttccaacctagacgattctatgattctatgtcttcaGAGGAACCATCCCTAGGTGTCCTCCTGAAGGCTGGGGCAGGATGAGGAAGACTCTGCCTGAGGGTTTCCCCTGGGTTTCCACCTACTCCAGGACTTGACCCTAGAGAGGTTCTGTCTCCACCTTTGCTGGCTCTTTGCTCTCAGACATCCCTCCTGTGGGCAATGCAGGCAACGTGGGGCATGTTGGACACAGAGCTGAGGTCTCCTAGCTCTGCAGGGACGTTAAGGTTGAGTTGCTACCCTTTGTCACCGGGTGCCTGTCCTGCCAAGCGAGCAGGATGCCATCTCCAAGTGGAAGTCAGCCTTGCCAGGATCCCCGGGGCTTGTAGGGGAGATGtatgggcagcactgggaggaacCCTACCCACCCTGCTGACGGGACACAGCTCCTCTCCCCTCAGCTTATGAAGTGCGTGCGGCTGCCCCTGCTGAGCCGGGACTTCCTCATGAGCAACgtggacacggagctgctggtgCGGCACCACTCGGAGTGCAAGGACCTGCTGATCGAAGCCCTCAAGTACCACCTcatgccggagcagagaggggtcCTCAGCAACAGCAGGACGAGGCCGCGGCGCTGCGAGGGGGCCAGCACTGTCCTCTTTGCTGTGGGTAAGGTCCCACCGTGTCCTCACGTCCCTGCGGACCCCTTCCCCGGGGGCCTTTGGACTGTTGTTTGCTCTGTTTGCCATCCCCTGCGCAGGTGGGGGGAGCCTGTTCGCCATCCACGGGGACTGCGAGGCCTACGACACGCGGACGGACCGGTGGCACATGGTGGCCTCCATGTCGACTCGCAGGGCCAGAGTGGGCGTTGCTGCCATCGGGAACAAGCTATATGCCGTGGGCGGGTAAGGAGGACGTGGAGCCGTggtggggagctggcagggatgcCATCGGCAGCCTCCGCACAGAGCTGGCGGTGAGAGGGGCATGGAGCTGCTCCGGGAGCAGAGGTGGCCAGAGGAGCCTCCCAGGGCCATCCTCCAGGTGAAACAATCCCATATCTAACTGCAGGAACAGCAACTGGAAACTACTTCCCTGCCCCTGCAGTTGGGAGCAGTGAGTTTGCTGTTTCTCAGCTTGGTGGCAGCCATGTCCTGGACTTGCGTTCTTTCCTCCCATGTCCCTTAGCCCTCTGCTGCAGGCTGTCAAGAGCCTACTGACCCCCCAGGCCACCTCTACCCCTCCGTGTGGGGTCCTCTGAGACCTGCTTTCTTCGCAGACCCCCAGGAGAGCTCCGCTTAAGGGCTCTGCACTTCCATCAAGTGCTTTGGTGCACTCTGCCTTGAGAAAGCCGGGCAAGGGGGAGATGAGAGTGTGGTGACAGGGACCCAAGGCTCTTGGTCAGCTCCAGAGCTGCAGAACCAGCCCACAGCTTCACCTGCAATGACCCTCACCTGTGACACCAGGCTTCCCAGCCCTCACACgttctccctttttctccctacAGCTACGATGGGACCTCTGATCTGGCCACGGTGGAGTCCTATGATCCTGTCACCAATTCCTGGCAACCTGAGGTGTCCAtgggcaccaggaggagctgccTGGGTGTAGCAGCGCTTCACGGGCTTCTCTATGCTGCTGGGGGGTACGATGGGGCCTCGTGCCTGAACAGGTAGGGGATTGCCTTGCTCCAGGCTCTTCCGCTGCTCTTGCATGCACTGTCCTTGGCGCTGGGCACCTGGGGAGCCCACAAAGCCTGCTCCTGACAGATGGATTGACCCCAGAGTAGATGTCTTGTAATCCAGCCGTGTCTGCCAGTGTCTTTGGCCCAGGCAATGTTTCTTCAGGGGAAACCCCGTTTTCTAGCCCTCTGCCACAACAGAACACAGCCTTTGTCAGTTCTTCCCTCTGTTTTCCCTGTCTATTCCCAAGCTTCCTTGGGAGCTGCCCCTGAGGGTCTGTGGCAAAGAGCTTTGACCTGGGCTTTGCCAGTGTCACACCTTATGTTCCTgtgtccctgcctgctgcagcgCAGAGCGGTACGACCCTCTGACAGGCACCTGGACATCCATCGCTGCCATGAGCACCAGGAGACGCTACGTCCGGGTGGCAACGCTAGGTGGGTGATGGCATGAGGACCTGACTGGCTTCTGTGCAGACCGTCTCTTGCGTTTCTGGTGGttccttttcatgtttttctgttCTAGTTCCTGCCCCTTCTTCCTAGATTCCCTGGCTGTGAGTCTAGGTTGTCCAGCCATTCCTCTGCTGTGTCCTAACATGCTCCCTACTTCTGCCCTCTTCCTCAGTCTCCCTAGTAATTGGATCTCATCACATTGTGGTGGCAACTCCTGAGGGGACCCATATCTCATTCCTCAGCTCCTTTGTGCCCCTTCTACTTTGGAGTAAGAGGGCTGGCGGTGCATTATCACCTCTCCCTAGAAAGGATGAGACAACCTTATTACACCTTCATTATAAAAGCAGGATAGTCCTTTTACTGATGATCCAAGCAGTAGTGTGGGGTCCAAACTGTCTCTTCCAGGGGTGTCACAACATTCGATTCAATGCTGTGATGTCTCATGACTCTGTTGCATGAATTCTGTCCTTAAGGAGGATGCAGTGTGAGAATTGGCCACTTCATTGTTTAGTGCAGCTGTGGGGTTATTGCGAGTACCACTCTACCTCAGCAGATGCTGGACCTCCCTGGGGATACCAGGGTAGCACCCACCATCCCGAGATCTGCTGTTCGGTGTCCCCATGGTGCCTCTCCACTGCCCTGTTCTCTGGTTTCAGCTCCGTGCTGACTCAGAGGTTCCCTCCCCTCCATCACCAGCTCATACTCTCTGCCCACCACAGCCTTTATTGGcgttcccctgctccagcctccgCTGCTAAAAATAAGCCATCGCTCCGGCGGGGAGCACTTGCAGCTCCCACAACGAGGAGGTCAAGAAGCGGCAGGCGAGGGAGCTCTTTGGGAAGCTTGCAGCGTGGCAGAGAAATTGCCTGATGAATATTTCACGATGCTGCTtgctgtgctgggagggggagctgggggagcaggaggcaCCGTGGCTCGGCCGGTACCTACCTGGGCACGCTGTGCCAGCGCTGGgggaggctgtgctggggctggggccacgCTCTTTAGCTAACTCCTGTGCCTGTGTGTGACTGTCTTTGCAGAAGGCAACCTCTATGCCGTTGGGGGATATGACAGCTCATCCCACTTAGCCACAGTAGAAAAGTATGAGCCCCAGGTAAATACAAGAGCGAGCGTGCCTGGTAacccttttccttctcccctccttaTGGGTGCCTGCAAGGGTTCTGCAAAAAGCTGAGGGCCAGGCAAGTTGCTAGAGAACTTAGCAGAGAGTGAGAAAGCTCTTGTAGTCTCTTGCAAGCCATTGTCATAGCTTAAGATGTGACTGCTTCCTAGCAAAATACTGCAGAAGGTGTGCCCACGCCAGCCTGTGCAGCACAGACCTCCCTGCCTCCTCGGAGACTTAAGCCACCATGTGTGACTGTGAGATGGAGTGGGtatcagccccctccccagctcttctgCAGGGACAGAGTATCCAGGGTGCAACCCAGAGCAAAATGAGCCAAAGCTCATCCATACAGGCTCCGAGAGATCTCACTGAGATTTTCAACCACCAGAACACTCTCTATCCCCAGTGCCTGTAGGTTCTGTGGGAAGAACAGTTCTTGTTCATGCCCTGAGCTGTTTCCAGCTTCCAGCTGAGGTCCTCGCTGTACGCACATCCAGAGCGGTTAGTGGGGATTGTGGCAGGCTGGGGACATGTGTTTGGCCTGGGGTTTCACAGCTCTGTTAAAAGCAGGCTGGATCACTGCAAAAAAAGATCAAAGAGAAGGTCCTGGAGGGTTTTCATGAGCTGTAAAGCCACAGTCGTGACTTGTACAGATTTGAAATAGATACAGCTCAGCCCCCATGAGTGGGCTGGGATTCAGCTGTGACGTGGCTGGTGGTCTGGCACAGAGATGTCTCTGCTCAGGCCCCTGGGATGGCAGGACTCCTGCTAGCTGCGGCTGTGCTTTCCCGAGCCAGTCGGCAGAGGTCTCTTCTGGGGCCTGCAGCTCTTCCTGCGGGCGAGCTGAAGGGAAAGAACTGGGGTTGCGCCCCCCGAAAGTCTTTTTGGGCGAGAGCTGTTACGTTGGGAGGTGTGTGGTTAGAGCAGGAGTAATATcacagggctgggggtggcaggggtaTGTGGAAAATGAGTTGTACATCTGTCTCATGAGCAAACATTGCCTCTTCCCAGATCAACACCTGGACGCCCATTGCCAATATGCTGAGCCGCCGGAGCAGTGCAGGAGTGGCCGTGCTGGAGGGGATGCTCTATGTGGCTGGTGGCAACGATGGGACCAGCTGCCTTAACTCTGTGGAGCGctacaaccccaaaaccaacacgTGGGAGAGCGTGGCGCCCATGAACATCCGTAGGTAAGGAGCTCTGCCCGCCCTGCCACCCTCCcgagctgcaggggagcctctgctgctgcagccaggaaTGGGGATCCCATCTCAGAGAGCCTTGCCTTGCTTGGTGCTGCAAACGGTAAAGAGCAGACCATGCCCTAGGGCCTGGCTGGCTCTGTGCTGCTTCCACAAAAGCATCCCTCGCTCCCTGCTGCACTGCGTGGCCGTAAAGAACCAGGTGGTAGAGCTGGCataggccacggagatgctgctgGGCTACAGGAGGATTTAAGGCTTGGAAGTCCAAGCTCTTAGGAGCTGTTATTTAGAGGTGGCACTTCTCgtatccccctgtactcagcactggtgaggccccacctcgaatactgtgtccagttttgggcccctcactacaggaaagacattgcccttctctggattcGATTCAGAATctcaatggagctggtgaggggtctggagcacaggtcttatgaggagcggctgagtgagctgggggtgttcagcctggagaaaaggaggctgaggggagaccacctcactctctacaactccctgaaaggagggtgtagcgaggtgggatcggtctcttctcccaagtaacaagtggcaggacaagagaaaatggcctcaagttgtgccaggggaggtttagattggatattaggaagaatttcttcaccgaaaggcttatcaaacactggaacaggctgcccagaaaagtggaggaatcaccatccctggcgatatttaaaagccgggcagatgtggtgctgagggatgtggtttagggatggttttatcagagttaggctgatggttggactcgatgatcttaaaggtcccttccaacccagacaattctatgattctccagtGGGAGGAGGGTATCAGAGTGAAGGGGAAGATCTGAGGCTCTATACTGCGCTCTGCCACTGACTGAGCCCCGGTAATTCATTTTCTCTGGGCACTTGTGAGGCTGAGCACTCCCTTTTgtggggtggcagagctctggcaaGTTCATCTCAGCTGCTGAGCTTCCCTACACCCCACACAGACCGTGTCTGAGCCTCACATCCCTCTGGTCTCTGCCTGGTCGTTGCAGGAGCACCCACGACCTGGTGGCCATGGATGGGTGGCTGTACGCAGTGGGTGGCAACGACGGGAGCTCCAGCCTGAACTCCATCGAGAAGTACAACCCCCGTACCAACAAGTGGGTTGCAGCCTCCTGCATGTTCACACGCCGGAGCAGCGttggggtggccgtgctggaacTTCTCAACTTCCCGCCCCCCTCCTCGCCCACGCTGTCGGTGTCTTCGACGAGTCTTTGACAAAGAATCAGGACTCACCTTACCTCAAGGGGACAGGGGTGCCTGGCGGAGCTCTAGGCCAGCGTGGCCGGCCCCACGGGGCAGCTGGTCGCTGTAGGAGGAGAGCGAAGGTAccggctgctgcctccagcccccagcACTCCTGTGAACCCCCGGAGCCATCTCCACTCTTGGTGCACACATCGGATCGGCACGACCACAGCAGTTAGAAATGTGCTTCCTGGACGAGCACCCACCTTCTAGAGGACGAGGAAGAGGGGGTGCTCTCTGCTCCGTTCAGACCCATCTCACCACTCACCCAAAGGgcgtatatttttttttctttggggagggggaaactTTAAACCATTGCTGCTTCTTGGATTCACGTGATCCAGCCGGTGCCACACGTACGAGCACAGCCAGCCTTGGAGGCTTCCAGGAGTCCTGTGGGGTGGCAGGGGTGGACAAGCACCTTCTCCCAAGGACATGGCTGAATGTGCAACTGCTCCTCTGAATGTCACTGTAGCCAAACTCTTTACCAAGCCTATTGTGCACTGTTAAAGACTCTGAGGCCACTGTATGGTTCTCAATGGTGTCTAATTGATGCCttaaaacacacaaacagaagaaGCCCAGCTAAGGGACAGGGCCTGGAGGAGGTGAGGTTTGGAGACAAAACTGGACGCAGCATCCTGAACCCTCCAGTGTTTCCGCACTCAGCCGGCCCCACCTCATCCACTGAGATCCCAGTACTGTTGCTCTGGGCAGTCCCCAGCCGGGCAGATGGGTTGGATGACCTTGGTTGCATCCGTGCCATTGCTGTCCCGGGTTCCAGCGGCCGTGcggctgcctgctctctgcacGTGGTCCTGGTTGGCAGTTTGGCTGGGAATGGATCAGCCTGTTTGCTGTTCCCCTCTCTGCAAAGCAGATTCTGGGTTTTTGGAAAGGTATCGGTTCTTAAAGAAGAACAGTCTCGCCT
Coding sequences:
- the KLHL17 gene encoding kelch-like protein 17, translating into MEGGVQLLNRDGHSISHNSKRHYHDAFVCMNRMRQRGLLCDIVLHVGTKEIKAHKVVLASCSPYFHAMFTNEMSESRQTHVTLHDIDPQALEQLVQYAYTAEIVVGEGNVQTLLPAASLLQLNGVRDACCKFLLSQLDPSNCLGIRGFADTHSCSDLLKSAHKYVLQHFVEVSKTEEFMLLPLKQVLDLISSDSLNVPSEEEVYRAVLSWVKHDVDSRRQHVPRLMKCVRLPLLSRDFLMSNVDTELLVRHHSECKDLLIEALKYHLMPEQRGVLSNSRTRPRRCEGASTVLFAVGGGSLFAIHGDCEAYDTRTDRWHMVASMSTRRARVGVAAIGNKLYAVGGYDGTSDLATVESYDPVTNSWQPEVSMGTRRSCLGVAALHGLLYAAGGYDGASCLNSAERYDPLTGTWTSIAAMSTRRRYVRVATLEGNLYAVGGYDSSSHLATVEKYEPQINTWTPIANMLSRRSSAGVAVLEGMLYVAGGNDGTSCLNSVERYNPKTNTWESVAPMNIRRSTHDLVAMDGWLYAVGGNDGSSSLNSIEKYNPRTNKWVAASCMFTRRSSVGVAVLELLNFPPPSSPTLSVSSTSL